From a single Pseudomonas sp. A34-9 genomic region:
- the tuf gene encoding elongation factor Tu — protein sequence MAKEKFDRSLPHVNVGTIGHVDHGKTTLTAALTRVCSEVFGSAIVDFDKIDSAPEEKARGITINTAHVEYNSKIRHYAHVDCPGHADYVKNMITGAAQMDGAILVCSAADGPMPQTREHILLSRQVGVPYIVVFLNKADLVDDAELLELVEMEVRDLLSTYDFPGDDTPIIIGSARMALEGKDDNEMGTTAVKKLVETLDSYIPEPVRVTDKPFLMPIEDVFSISGRGTVVTGRIERGIVRVQDPLEIVGLRDTTVTTCTGVEMFRKLLDEGRAGENCGVLLRGTKRDDVERGQVLVKPGSVKPHTKFTAEVYVLSKEEGGRHTPFFKGYRPQFYFRTTDVTGNCELPEGVEMVMPGDNIQMTVTLIKTIAMEDGLRFAIREGGRTVGAGVVAKIIE from the coding sequence ATGGCTAAGGAAAAATTTGATCGTTCCCTGCCCCACGTCAACGTTGGGACCATTGGTCACGTTGACCACGGTAAAACCACTCTGACTGCTGCTCTGACTCGCGTTTGCTCCGAAGTTTTCGGTTCCGCAATCGTTGACTTCGACAAGATCGACAGTGCGCCAGAAGAAAAGGCTCGCGGTATCACCATCAACACCGCACACGTTGAGTACAACTCGAAGATCCGTCACTACGCTCACGTCGACTGCCCAGGTCACGCTGACTATGTGAAGAACATGATCACCGGTGCTGCTCAAATGGACGGCGCTATTCTGGTTTGCTCGGCCGCTGATGGTCCGATGCCACAAACCCGCGAGCACATCCTGCTGTCCCGTCAGGTTGGCGTTCCGTACATCGTGGTTTTCCTGAACAAGGCTGACCTGGTAGACGACGCTGAGCTGCTGGAACTGGTTGAAATGGAGGTTCGCGACCTGCTGTCCACCTACGACTTCCCGGGCGATGACACTCCAATCATCATCGGTTCGGCTCGTATGGCTCTGGAAGGCAAAGACGACAACGAGATGGGCACCACTGCCGTCAAGAAACTGGTTGAAACTCTGGACAGCTACATCCCAGAACCAGTGCGTGTAACCGACAAGCCGTTCCTGATGCCAATCGAAGACGTATTCTCGATCTCGGGTCGCGGTACTGTTGTGACCGGACGTATCGAGCGCGGTATCGTTCGCGTTCAAGATCCGCTGGAAATCGTTGGTCTGCGTGACACCACCGTTACTACTTGCACCGGTGTTGAAATGTTCCGCAAGCTGCTCGACGAAGGTCGTGCTGGTGAGAACTGCGGCGTTCTGCTGCGTGGCACCAAGCGTGACGACGTTGAGCGTGGTCAGGTTCTGGTTAAGCCGGGTTCGGTTAAGCCGCACACCAAGTTTACTGCAGAAGTTTACGTTCTGAGCAAGGAAGAAGGCGGTCGTCATACTCCGTTCTTCAAAGGCTACCGTCCACAGTTCTACTTCCGTACTACTGACGTGACTGGTAACTGCGAGCTGCCAGAAGGCGTTGAAATGGTAATGCCAGGTGACAACATTCAGATGACTGTTACCCTGATCAAAACCATCGCGATGGAAGACGGTCTGCGTTTCGCTATCCGTGAAGGCGGTCGTACCGTCGGCGCTGGCGTCGTAGCTAAAATCATCGAGTAA
- a CDS encoding pantothenate kinase — MILELDCGNSFIKWRVLRAAPAALFSEGVVDSDLALLESLRSLDGLVLRKCRLVSVRTAEETDALIDAIKREFGISVVCAQSAREISGVKNGYEDYERLGLDRWLAMLGGFHLASGSACLVLDFGTAVTADFIAADGEHLGGFICPGMPLMRNQLRTHTRKIRYGDLAAERALSSNAPGRTTVEAVERGCSLMLRGFVLTQLEMASAYWGEDFAVFITGGDAVLVADVAPGARVVPDLVFVGLAMACPFS; from the coding sequence ATGATTCTTGAGCTCGACTGCGGGAACAGCTTTATTAAGTGGCGAGTGCTGAGGGCTGCGCCCGCGGCTCTCTTTTCCGAAGGGGTTGTCGACTCTGATCTGGCGTTACTTGAAAGTTTGAGATCCCTTGACGGGCTTGTGCTGCGCAAGTGCCGCTTGGTTAGTGTCAGGACTGCGGAAGAAACTGATGCATTAATCGATGCGATCAAGCGAGAGTTCGGTATTTCGGTGGTGTGTGCGCAGTCCGCACGTGAAATATCTGGTGTCAAAAATGGTTATGAAGACTATGAGCGTCTAGGGCTTGATAGGTGGTTGGCCATGCTGGGTGGGTTTCATCTTGCATCGGGCAGCGCTTGCCTTGTGCTCGATTTCGGTACGGCGGTAACGGCTGACTTTATTGCTGCTGATGGTGAGCATCTGGGCGGTTTCATTTGTCCTGGTATGCCATTGATGCGCAATCAGTTACGTACACATACCCGTAAGATTCGCTATGGAGATCTGGCGGCTGAGCGCGCGCTGTCCAGCAATGCACCTGGGCGCACCACCGTTGAGGCGGTGGAGCGTGGGTGTTCGTTAATGTTGCGGGGTTTTGTGCTGACGCAGCTGGAAATGGCGAGCGCCTACTGGGGGGAAGATTTCGCAGTCTTTATAACTGGTGGTGATGCTGTATTGGTCGCAGATGTCGCGCCCGGGGCCAGAGTCGTTCCTGACCTGGTATTTGTGGGGCTGGCTATGGCATGTCCTTTTTCCTGA
- the birA gene encoding bifunctional biotin--[acetyl-CoA-carboxylase] ligase/biotin operon repressor BirA produces MLTLLNLLKDGRFHSGQDLGVALGISRSAVWKQLQHLEAELGLSIHKVRGRGYQLAAPLTLLDSRAISAMAPGWPVTVLDSVDSTNAEALRAIGQGSLAPFLVLAERQVSGRGRRGRKWVSPFAENLYYSLVLRIDGGMRQLEGLSLVVGLAVLQTLRNFGVPSSGLKWPNDVLVGNKKIAGILLELVGDPADVCHVVLGIGINVNMQLSDEVDQQWTSIRLESGKSSDRNALVVELSKQLSAYIRRHQADGFSVLQAEWEANHLWHDRPVSLIAGSSQIDGVVLGIDNQGALRLKVDGVEKVFSGGELSLRLRDDS; encoded by the coding sequence ATGCTGACGTTGTTGAACCTTCTGAAGGATGGTCGATTCCATTCTGGTCAGGATCTGGGGGTTGCCCTGGGAATAAGTCGAAGTGCTGTATGGAAACAGCTTCAGCATCTAGAGGCTGAGCTTGGCTTGTCCATTCATAAAGTTCGTGGGCGGGGTTATCAATTGGCTGCGCCATTGACGCTTCTCGACTCTCGGGCGATATCGGCAATGGCGCCAGGTTGGCCGGTGACTGTCCTGGATTCGGTCGACTCGACAAATGCTGAGGCCTTGCGTGCGATTGGCCAAGGTAGTTTGGCGCCCTTTTTGGTGCTCGCGGAGCGACAAGTCTCTGGACGTGGGCGAAGAGGTCGCAAATGGGTGAGTCCATTTGCTGAGAATCTCTATTACAGTCTTGTCCTGCGTATCGACGGCGGAATGCGCCAGCTCGAGGGGTTGAGTCTTGTTGTGGGGTTGGCTGTCTTGCAGACTCTGCGAAATTTTGGAGTGCCAAGTAGCGGATTGAAGTGGCCCAACGATGTCTTGGTAGGTAACAAGAAAATCGCCGGCATTCTCCTTGAACTCGTCGGAGATCCCGCCGATGTTTGCCATGTTGTGCTGGGCATTGGCATTAACGTGAATATGCAATTATCGGATGAGGTCGATCAGCAATGGACATCTATCCGGCTTGAGTCAGGCAAAAGCAGTGATCGTAATGCCTTGGTGGTTGAGCTGAGTAAACAGTTAAGTGCTTACATCCGGCGCCATCAGGCGGATGGTTTCTCGGTTCTCCAGGCAGAATGGGAGGCTAATCACTTGTGGCATGATCGGCCTGTATCGTTGATTGCGGGTTCCAGTCAGATAGATGGTGTTGTGCTCGGAATAGATAATCAGGGTGCGCTGCGCCTGAAGGTGGATGGCGTGGAAAAAGTCTTTAGCGGTGGTGAGCTCAGCCTGAGGTTGCGTGATGATTCTTGA
- the tyrS gene encoding tyrosine--tRNA ligase, with protein sequence MKSVEEQLALIKRGAEELLVESELIEKLKRGQPLRIKAGFDPTAPDLHLGHTVLINKLRQFQELGHQVIFLIGDFTGMIGDPSGKSATRPPLTREQVLENAETYKTQVFKILDPAKTEVAFNSTWMDQMGPADFIRLTSQYTVARMLERDDFDKRYTTNQPIAIHEFLYPLVQGYDSVALRADVELGGTDQKFNLLMGRELQRGYGQEAQCILTMPLLEGLDGVKKMSKSLGNYVGIQEAPGVMYSKLVSIPDALMWRYFELLSFRSMDEINALRSDVEAGANPRDVKIKLAEEIVARFHGEEAAANAHRAAGNRMKDGELPDDLPELELASAEDMPIAAVLNKAGLVKNSAAARDLLASGGVRVDGEVVDRSFIYVLGATHVCQAGKKAFARITLKSE encoded by the coding sequence ATGAAGTCGGTTGAAGAGCAGCTAGCGCTGATTAAACGTGGTGCGGAAGAACTATTGGTCGAGTCCGAGCTGATCGAGAAGCTCAAGCGCGGCCAGCCGCTGCGTATCAAGGCTGGTTTTGATCCGACCGCTCCGGATCTGCACCTGGGTCATACCGTGCTTATTAATAAGCTGCGTCAGTTCCAGGAGCTGGGGCATCAAGTGATCTTCCTTATCGGGGACTTCACCGGGATGATCGGTGATCCAAGCGGCAAGAGCGCCACTCGTCCTCCGCTGACTCGCGAGCAGGTTCTGGAAAACGCCGAAACCTACAAGACTCAGGTGTTCAAGATTCTTGATCCGGCGAAAACCGAAGTTGCATTCAACTCCACCTGGATGGATCAGATGGGGCCGGCGGACTTCATTCGTCTGACTTCGCAGTACACCGTCGCGCGCATGCTTGAGCGTGATGACTTCGACAAGCGCTACACGACCAACCAGCCAATCGCTATTCACGAGTTTCTCTATCCGCTGGTTCAGGGTTACGACTCGGTGGCTCTGCGCGCGGATGTGGAGTTGGGTGGCACTGATCAGAAGTTCAACTTGCTGATGGGGCGTGAACTGCAGCGCGGTTATGGTCAAGAAGCGCAGTGCATTCTGACCATGCCGCTGCTTGAAGGTCTGGATGGCGTGAAGAAGATGTCCAAGTCGTTGGGCAACTATGTCGGCATTCAAGAAGCGCCGGGTGTCATGTACAGCAAGCTGGTTTCGATTCCGGATGCATTGATGTGGCGTTACTTCGAGCTGCTGAGCTTCCGCTCGATGGATGAGATCAATGCGTTGCGTTCCGATGTAGAGGCTGGCGCCAATCCGCGCGACGTCAAAATCAAGCTGGCTGAAGAGATCGTTGCGCGCTTCCACGGTGAAGAGGCGGCGGCCAATGCTCATCGTGCAGCGGGTAACCGTATGAAAGATGGCGAGTTGCCGGATGATCTGCCGGAGCTCGAGCTGGCTTCTGCTGAGGACATGCCGATCGCAGCGGTCCTTAATAAAGCAGGTCTGGTGAAGAACTCGGCAGCGGCGCGCGACTTGTTGGCGTCTGGCGGTGTGCGCGTAGATGGTGAGGTGGTTGATCGCTCCTTTATATATGTACTGGGTGCGACTCACGTTTGCCAGGCAGGCAAGAAGGCATTTGCACGTATCACTCTTAAATCTGAGTGA
- a CDS encoding peptidoglycan DD-metalloendopeptidase family protein: protein MTTEPSKAPPLYPKTHLLAASGIAALLSLALLVFPSSDVEAKKTTLSLELESPAEQLTQDQDAADATQATNEPVTSPFAQIENSNEKNPQTAEAAPAPAAEKPKSPGHREVIVAKGDTLSTLFEKVGLPAASVHEVLASDKQAKQFSQLKHGQKLEFELNPEGQLTSLHSKVSDVETITLTKNDKGYAFNRVTAKPTVRTAYVHGVINNSLSQSAARAGLSHSLTMDMASVFGYDVDFAQDIRQGDEFDVIYEQKVVNGKSVGNGPILSARFTNRGKTYTAVRYTNKQGNSSYYTADGNSMRKAFIRTPVDFARISSKFSMGRKHPILNKIRAHKGVDYAAPRGTPIKAAGDGKVLLAGRRGGYGNTVIIQHGNTYRTLYGHMQGFAKGVKTGGTVKQGQVIGYIGTTGLSTGPHLHYEFQVNGVHVDPLGQKLPMADPIAKAERARFLAQSQPLMARMDQEKATMLASSKR, encoded by the coding sequence ATGACCACAGAACCGTCTAAAGCGCCCCCGCTTTACCCGAAGACCCACCTGCTCGCCGCAAGTGGAATCGCCGCCCTTCTCAGCCTGGCTCTCCTGGTATTCCCTTCCAGTGACGTAGAAGCCAAAAAGACGACCCTGAGCCTTGAACTGGAAAGCCCTGCCGAACAACTGACACAAGATCAAGACGCAGCTGACGCAACTCAAGCCACAAATGAGCCAGTAACTTCGCCGTTTGCTCAAATCGAAAACAGTAACGAAAAAAACCCGCAAACCGCCGAAGCGGCACCTGCGCCAGCCGCCGAAAAGCCAAAGTCACCTGGCCATCGTGAAGTCATCGTAGCCAAGGGCGATACGCTGTCGACCCTGTTCGAAAAGGTCGGCCTGCCCGCCGCCTCCGTTCATGAAGTTCTGGCCAGCGACAAGCAAGCCAAACAATTCAGCCAGCTTAAACACGGCCAGAAACTCGAATTCGAATTGAACCCTGAAGGCCAGCTGACCAGCTTGCACAGCAAGGTCAGCGACGTCGAAACCATTACCCTGACCAAGAATGACAAGGGTTATGCGTTCAATAGGGTCACCGCAAAGCCGACCGTTCGCACCGCTTACGTCCATGGCGTCATCAACAACTCGCTTTCACAATCTGCTGCCCGTGCCGGCCTCTCCCACAGCCTGACCATGGATATGGCCAGCGTCTTTGGCTACGACGTCGACTTTGCTCAGGACATCCGTCAGGGCGACGAATTTGATGTGATCTACGAGCAGAAAGTGGTTAATGGCAAATCGGTTGGCAATGGCCCGATCCTGTCTGCCCGCTTTACCAACCGCGGCAAAACCTACACCGCCGTGCGTTACACCAACAAGCAAGGCAACAGCAGCTACTACACGGCTGACGGCAATAGCATGCGCAAGGCGTTCATCCGTACGCCGGTGGATTTCGCTCGCATCAGCTCGAAGTTCTCAATGGGCCGCAAGCACCCGATCCTCAACAAGATCCGCGCCCACAAAGGCGTCGATTACGCAGCGCCACGCGGTACGCCAATCAAGGCTGCCGGTGACGGTAAAGTGCTGCTGGCCGGACGTCGTGGTGGCTATGGCAATACCGTCATCATCCAGCACGGCAACACCTACCGCACGCTCTACGGCCACATGCAAGGCTTCGCCAAAGGCGTGAAGACTGGCGGTACCGTGAAACAGGGCCAAGTCATCGGCTACATCGGCACCACCGGTCTGTCCACCGGCCCGCACTTGCATTATGAATTCCAGGTCAACGGCGTTCACGTCGACCCACTGGGGCAGAAGTTGCCGATGGCTGACCCGATAGCCAAGGCCGAACGCGCTCGCTTCCTCGCGCAGAGCCAACCGCTGATGGCACGCATGGATCAAGAGAAAGCCACCATGCTGGCTTCGAGCAAGCGTTAA
- a CDS encoding anhydro-N-acetylmuramic acid kinase — MALYIGVMSGTSLDGLDIALIEQTSAINLIATHYIPMPESLRAELLGLCASGPDEIARSAIAQQNWVKLAAQGIHTLLAQQQLKPQDIRAIGSHGQTIRHEPARGFTVQIGNPALLTELTDITVVSDFRSRDVAAGGQGAPLVPAFHEALFVERTGNQAVLNVGGFSNLSLIEPTKPVAGFDCGPGNMLMDAWIQQQRGENYDRNGDWAKTGSVEPTLLEALLSDPFFVTKGPKSTGREVFNLPWLERHLSRLPAFAAENVQATLLELTALTIVESLHSAQSDTQELLVCGGGAHNSTLMKRLADLLPDTKVASTETHGVDPDWVEAMAFAWLAHCCLEGIAANRPSVTGARGLRVLGAIYPA; from the coding sequence ATGGCCCTGTATATCGGCGTGATGTCCGGAACCAGCCTCGACGGTCTGGACATTGCCCTGATCGAACAGACCTCGGCGATCAATTTGATCGCCACGCACTACATTCCCATGCCTGAATCCCTGCGCGCCGAGCTGCTCGGCTTGTGCGCCAGCGGCCCTGACGAAATCGCCCGCTCGGCGATTGCCCAGCAGAACTGGGTGAAGCTCGCTGCGCAGGGCATTCACACCCTCCTCGCTCAGCAACAACTCAAACCCCAAGACATTCGAGCGATTGGCAGCCACGGCCAGACCATTCGCCACGAACCGGCGCGCGGTTTCACCGTGCAGATCGGCAACCCGGCGCTGCTGACCGAACTGACCGATATCACTGTCGTCAGCGACTTCCGCAGCCGCGATGTCGCAGCCGGCGGCCAAGGTGCGCCGTTAGTTCCTGCATTCCATGAAGCTTTGTTCGTAGAGCGTACCGGCAACCAGGCCGTCTTGAATGTCGGCGGTTTCAGCAATTTGAGTCTGATAGAGCCGACCAAGCCTGTAGCCGGTTTCGACTGCGGCCCAGGGAATATGCTGATGGACGCCTGGATTCAGCAGCAACGTGGTGAAAACTACGATCGTAATGGCGACTGGGCAAAAACCGGTTCGGTAGAGCCGACGTTGCTGGAAGCACTGCTCAGTGATCCGTTCTTCGTTACCAAGGGCCCAAAAAGTACTGGCCGCGAAGTGTTCAACCTGCCATGGCTGGAGCGACATCTGTCACGGCTCCCAGCCTTCGCTGCGGAAAACGTGCAGGCCACATTGCTTGAGCTGACTGCGCTGACCATCGTCGAGTCGCTGCACAGTGCTCAATCCGATACCCAAGAGTTGTTGGTCTGCGGGGGCGGCGCACACAACAGCACACTGATGAAACGCTTGGCCGATCTGCTACCCGACACGAAGGTAGCCAGCACCGAGACCCACGGCGTTGATCCGGACTGGGTAGAAGCCATGGCTTTCGCATGGCTGGCCCATTGCTGCCTCGAAGGAATCGCCGCCAACCGCCCAAGCGTCACAGGCGCACGCGGTCTACGGGTACTCGGCGCCATCTATCCAGCCTGA
- the erpA gene encoding iron-sulfur cluster insertion protein ErpA produces MSVESFTPTALQFTQGAAHKVKSLVDEEGNDRLKLRVFVTGGGCSGFQYGFTFDEDVADDDTIVEREGVSLVVDPMSFQYLAGAEVDYQEGLEGSRFVIKNPNATTTCGCGSSFSI; encoded by the coding sequence ATGAGCGTCGAATCCTTCACCCCCACGGCTTTGCAATTCACTCAAGGTGCTGCGCACAAGGTGAAGAGCCTGGTCGATGAAGAGGGGAATGATCGCTTGAAGCTGCGCGTATTCGTTACGGGCGGTGGTTGTTCAGGGTTTCAGTACGGTTTCACCTTCGATGAAGACGTGGCCGATGACGACACGATCGTCGAGCGCGAAGGCGTGAGTCTGGTGGTTGATCCGATGAGCTTCCAGTACCTGGCCGGTGCTGAAGTGGATTACCAGGAAGGTCTGGAAGGTTCGCGTTTCGTGATCAAAAACCCGAATGCCACCACGACGTGTGGTTGCGGGTCTTCGTTCTCGATCTGA
- the argC gene encoding N-acetyl-gamma-glutamyl-phosphate reductase has product MVKVGIVGGTGYTGVELLRLLAQHPQAEVVVITSRSEAGLAVADMYPNLRGHYDGLAFSVPDIKTLGACDVVFFATPHGVAHALAGELLAAGTKVIDLSADFRLQDAEEWAKWYGQPHGAPELLDEAVYGLPEVNREQIKKARLIAVPGCYPTATQLGFLPLLEAGLADTSRLIADCKSGVSGAGRGAAVGSLYSETSESMKAYAVKGHRHLPEIRQGLRRAAGKDVGLTFVPHLTPMIRGIHSTLYATVVDRSVDLQALFEKRYANEPFVDVMPAGSHPETRSVRGANVCRIAVHRPQDGDLVVVLSVIDNLVKGASGQAVQNMNILFGLDERFGLSHAGMLP; this is encoded by the coding sequence ATGGTCAAGGTCGGTATCGTCGGCGGCACGGGTTACACCGGTGTCGAACTGCTGCGTCTGTTGGCGCAGCATCCGCAGGCAGAAGTGGTTGTGATCACTTCCCGATCCGAGGCCGGTCTGGCCGTGGCTGACATGTACCCGAACCTGCGCGGCCACTACGACGGCCTGGCCTTCAGCGTGCCGGACATCAAGACCCTCGGCGCTTGCGACGTGGTGTTCTTCGCCACGCCGCACGGTGTAGCTCACGCATTGGCAGGCGAATTGCTGGCAGCGGGCACCAAGGTGATCGATCTGTCGGCGGACTTCCGTCTGCAAGACGCTGAAGAGTGGGCCAAATGGTACGGCCAGCCGCACGGTGCCCCAGAGTTGCTGGATGAAGCGGTTTACGGTCTGCCGGAAGTCAATCGCGAGCAGATCAAGAAGGCCCGCCTGATCGCGGTGCCGGGTTGCTATCCGACCGCTACCCAGTTGGGTTTCCTGCCATTGCTGGAAGCCGGTCTGGCGGATACTTCGCGTTTGATCGCTGACTGCAAATCCGGTGTCAGCGGCGCTGGTCGTGGTGCGGCCGTAGGCTCCTTGTATTCCGAGACGTCTGAAAGCATGAAGGCCTACGCGGTCAAAGGTCACCGTCACCTGCCGGAAATACGCCAGGGTCTGCGTCGCGCTGCGGGCAAGGATGTAGGGCTGACTTTCGTCCCGCACCTGACCCCGATGATTCGTGGCATTCACTCCACGCTTTACGCGACCGTGGTTGATCGTTCGGTGGATCTGCAGGCGTTGTTCGAAAAACGTTACGCCAACGAACCGTTCGTCGATGTGATGCCGGCCGGCAGCCATCCGGAAACGCGCAGTGTTCGCGGCGCCAACGTTTGCCGTATCGCCGTTCACCGTCCGCAGGATGGCGATCTGGTGGTGGTGTTGTCGGTGATCGACAATCTGGTCAAAGGTGCGTCGGGTCAGGCGGTGCAGAACATGAACATCCTGTTCGGGCTGGATGAGCGCTTCGGTTTGTCCCACGCCGGCATGCTGCCGTAA
- the hemJ gene encoding protoporphyrinogen oxidase HemJ yields the protein MLYLWIKAFHIVSVVCWFAGLFYLPRLFVYHAQSEDTISKERFSLMERKLYRGIMGPAMIATLIFGGWLIYLNPSIFSMGGWIHAKLTLVVLLIGYHHMCGAQVKRFARGENTRSHVFYRWFNEVPVLILLAIVILVVVKPF from the coding sequence ATGCTCTATCTGTGGATCAAAGCGTTTCACATTGTCAGTGTTGTTTGCTGGTTTGCCGGGCTGTTCTATTTGCCGCGACTGTTCGTTTATCACGCGCAAAGCGAAGACACGATCAGCAAAGAGCGCTTCAGCCTCATGGAGCGCAAGCTGTATCGCGGCATCATGGGCCCGGCGATGATTGCGACGCTGATCTTCGGCGGCTGGCTGATTTACCTGAACCCGAGCATTTTCAGCATGGGTGGCTGGATTCACGCCAAACTGACCCTGGTCGTGTTGCTGATCGGCTACCACCACATGTGCGGCGCGCAGGTAAAACGTTTTGCCCGTGGCGAAAACACCCGCAGCCATGTCTTTTATCGCTGGTTCAATGAAGTCCCGGTTCTGATATTGCTGGCTATCGTAATTCTGGTCGTGGTCAAGCCGTTCTAA
- a CDS encoding nitronate monooxygenase family protein encodes MSLPALLEQRLRLPVVAAPMFLISNPDLVLACCRNGVVGSFPALNQRESSGFKAWLEQIEAGLAALDNPAPYAVNLIVHNSNPRLQADLNICVEHKVPIVITSLGAVKELVDAVHSYGGLVFHDVTTRRHAEKAAEAGVDGLIAVAAGAGGHAGTWSPFALIAEIRQFFDKTLLLAGCLNHGHEILAAQLLGADLAYFGTRFIGTTESHAPDAYKEMLLTAKAADIIHTPAVSGVPASFMRQSLEAAGFDMAALQGKGEVNFGDKLKPINDEAKAWKTVWSAGQGVGQIDDLPNVDDLIARLDAEYRQAQERAAQLPKRWPR; translated from the coding sequence ATGTCGCTGCCCGCTTTGCTCGAACAACGTCTGCGTCTGCCTGTGGTAGCCGCGCCGATGTTTCTGATTTCCAACCCGGATCTGGTACTCGCCTGCTGCCGTAATGGCGTCGTCGGCAGCTTCCCGGCGCTGAACCAGCGTGAAAGCAGCGGGTTCAAGGCCTGGCTGGAACAGATCGAAGCGGGACTGGCGGCACTGGATAACCCGGCCCCCTATGCAGTGAATCTTATCGTTCACAACAGCAATCCGCGCTTGCAGGCAGACCTGAACATTTGCGTCGAACATAAAGTGCCGATCGTCATCACCAGCCTCGGCGCGGTAAAGGAACTGGTCGATGCGGTGCACAGCTATGGCGGTCTGGTCTTCCATGATGTCACCACTCGCCGGCATGCCGAGAAGGCGGCCGAGGCCGGTGTCGACGGCTTGATCGCCGTGGCGGCCGGCGCCGGGGGCCATGCCGGGACCTGGAGTCCATTCGCGCTGATCGCAGAGATCCGTCAGTTCTTCGATAAAACCCTGCTGCTTGCAGGATGTCTTAACCACGGTCATGAAATTCTCGCCGCGCAACTGCTCGGCGCGGATTTGGCCTACTTCGGTACGCGATTTATCGGTACCACAGAAAGTCATGCGCCTGACGCCTACAAGGAGATGCTGCTGACAGCCAAGGCTGCAGACATCATCCATACTCCAGCGGTGTCGGGGGTGCCGGCGAGTTTTATGCGCCAGAGTCTGGAGGCGGCCGGCTTCGATATGGCGGCTTTGCAAGGCAAAGGCGAAGTGAATTTCGGTGACAAGCTCAAGCCGATCAATGATGAAGCCAAAGCCTGGAAAACCGTGTGGTCCGCCGGTCAAGGCGTAGGGCAGATCGATGATCTGCCGAATGTGGATGATTTGATCGCACGACTGGACGCCGAGTATCGCCAGGCGCAGGAACGCGCGGCACAGTTGCCGAAACGCTGGCCACGCTAA
- a CDS encoding DUF805 domain-containing protein — MSEPRYKIVFDGALQPGVDLTTAKLNLADLFKSDVTAIERLFNGSVVALKRELSHSDAQTYLQALNKTGIAARIETETAIELNLADVHEQAQVVAEPDSPYAPPRASVGENLPEFATLKPFSVEGRIGRLRFLAWTMVLSLVTLPIVGVFALLALGLVSGDSTTGLIIGGIFAFFLFIAFLIVSILFSVQRLHDIGWSGWLWLLNLVPFVGSFFPLVIMVVPGNTGANRYGPPPPANSTAVKVLCSLWIVFFALIFAGGMLGGISAIQQEYESNLESSYESGSVTTDEVEVEVESPVDSADEAAEAAQAPVDSAKE; from the coding sequence ATGAGCGAACCCCGTTACAAGATCGTCTTCGACGGTGCTCTACAGCCCGGTGTCGATCTCACCACTGCCAAACTCAATCTGGCGGATCTGTTCAAAAGCGATGTGACCGCCATTGAGCGCCTGTTTAACGGCAGCGTCGTCGCACTCAAGCGCGAGCTCTCCCACAGTGATGCTCAAACGTACCTGCAGGCACTGAACAAAACCGGGATCGCTGCGCGAATCGAGACGGAAACAGCCATTGAGCTGAATCTGGCCGATGTCCATGAGCAGGCTCAGGTTGTCGCAGAACCTGACTCTCCTTACGCGCCACCTCGCGCCAGCGTCGGTGAAAATCTGCCGGAGTTCGCCACGCTCAAGCCGTTCAGCGTCGAAGGGCGGATCGGACGCCTGCGTTTTCTGGCCTGGACAATGGTGCTGAGTCTGGTGACATTGCCCATTGTCGGCGTGTTCGCCCTGCTGGCTCTGGGGCTGGTCAGCGGTGATTCCACTACCGGCCTGATCATCGGCGGGATCTTCGCGTTTTTCCTGTTTATCGCTTTCCTGATTGTCAGCATTCTGTTCAGCGTTCAACGCCTGCACGACATCGGTTGGTCGGGTTGGCTCTGGCTGCTGAACCTGGTGCCTTTCGTGGGTAGCTTCTTTCCGCTGGTGATCATGGTTGTACCGGGCAACACCGGCGCTAATCGCTATGGCCCTCCCCCGCCGGCAAACAGCACTGCAGTAAAAGTGCTGTGCTCCCTGTGGATCGTGTTCTTCGCGCTGATTTTCGCAGGTGGAATGCTGGGCGGGATCTCGGCGATCCAGCAGGAATACGAAAGCAACCTGGAAAGCAGCTACGAAAGTGGCTCGGTGACCACTGATGAAGTCGAAGTAGAAGTCGAATCACCCGTGGATTCCGCCGACGAAGCAGCCGAAGCGGCGCAGGCCCCTGTAGACTCTGCGAAAGAATGA